In Vanessa cardui chromosome 6, ilVanCard2.1, whole genome shotgun sequence, the following proteins share a genomic window:
- the LOC124530180 gene encoding methionine aminopeptidase 2, with protein sequence MADVKVVEELTKVIDNEEEEEELDGVEESEAKDPAKKKKKKKKKKKTAGTDNIAVDNESTVLEKVQSLSVEENAAEGEEKKKKKKKNKSGKNTSKVQTDPPSIPIAELFPDGNFPEGQIMDHGPAEGIDERTAKDRFSSEEKRALDRMHNYVYQEIRQAAEAHRQTRKHMRNWIKPGMTMIQICEELESTARCLIGEDGLKAGLAFPTGCSRNHCAAHYTPNTGDNTVLEYDDVVKIDFGTHINGRIIDCAFTLHFNPRYDPLVKGVQEATEAGIKASGVDVRLCDVGAAVQEVMESHEIELDGNVYQVKPIRNLNGHSIGPYRIHAGKTVPIVKGGETTRMEENEFYAIETFGSTGRGQVHDDMDCSHYMKNFDQQYVPLRLQSSKQLLNLINKNFGTLAFCKRWLERAGASRYAMALKDLCDKGVVDAYPPLCDIKGCYTAQFEHTILLRPTCKEVVSRGDDY encoded by the exons atggcTGATGTTAAGGTGGTTGAAGAATTAACTAAAGTAATAGATAACGAGGAGGAAGAGGAGGAATTAGATGGTGTAGAAGAAAGCGAAGCAAAAGATCCCgctaagaagaaaaaaaagaaaaagaagaagaagaagacag cGGGAACTGATAATATAGCTGTCGATAATGAAAGTACAgttttagaaaaagttcaaaGTCTTTCTGTAGAAGAAAATGCAGCGGAGGGAGAAgagaaaaaaaagaagaaaaagaaaaataaaagtggAAAAAACACGAGCAAAGTACAAACAGATCCACCGTCAATTCCAATTGCTGAACTTTTCCCAGATG GAAACTTCCCTGAAGGCCAGATAATGGACCATGGGCCAGCTGAGGGTATTGATGAAAGAACTGCTAAGGATCGCTTTTCGAGTGAAGAGAAAAGAGCTTTAGACAGAATGCACAATTATGTCTACCAAGAAATTAGGCAGGCTGCTGAAGCTCACAGACAA ACACGAAAACACATGCGGAACTGGATTAAACCAGGTATGACCATGATACAAATCTGTGAAGAGCTAGAATCTACTGCAAGATGTCTTATTGGAGAAGATGGTCTTAAAGCAGGACTAGCTTTCCCTACTGGTTGTAGTCGTAACCATTGCGCTGCACATTATACACCAAACacag gaGATAATACAGTCCTTGAGTATGATGATGTTGTCAAAATAGAttttggtacacatatcaatgGACGTATTATTGACTGTGCATTTACTTTGCATTTCAATCCACGCTATGACCCATTGGTAAAGGGTGTTCAGGAAGCTACTGAGGCAGGAATCAAAGCTTCTGGAGTTGATGTTAGATTGTGTGATGTTGGTGCTGCTGTTCAAGAG GTAATGGAATCACATGAAATTGAATTAGATGGAAATGTGTACCAAGTGAAGCCCATACGCAATCTTAATGGCCATTCAATAGGGCCATATC gTATTCACGCTGGCAAAACAGTGCCAATCGTGAAGGGGGGTGAAACAACAAGGATGGAAGAAAATGAATTCTATGCAATTGAAACATTTGGCTCAACTGGGCGTGGTCAAGTGCATGATGATATGGATTGCTCACACTACATGAAAAACTTTGATCAACAATATGTGCCTTTAAG ATTGCAGTCTTCTAAACAACTcctcaatttaataaataaaaattttggtaCTCTCGCATTCTGCAAGAGATGGCTGGAACGAGCTGGTGCATCACGTTATGCAATGGCTCTTAAAGACTTGTGCGACAAGGGAGTGGTTGATGCCTATCCACCTCTGTGTGACATAAAGGGCTGCTACACTGCCCAGTTTGAACACACCATCCTATTGAGACCTACTTGTAAGGAGGTTGTATCTCGTGGTGatgattattaa